The bacterium genome contains the following window.
GAGCCGGAGCGACGCGGGTCTTGAGGATGTAAGGCGAAGAGGAATCATGGGTGGCTCGGAACAATCCCGAAAGATAGAGCGGATGAAAAGCCGAACCGGGAAGGCGCGCCGGGGCCTCGGCTTTGGCGAGCGGAGTCCTCCAAACCGAATTCAGGTTCGAAGCCGGCGCGAAGTCGACCGCGCTTTGCCAAAGCGTCGGATGCGAAAGACAAGTTTCCAGCAGGCTGGAGTCGGGTCCTGGAAAGGATCCCAGCTTCGCCTTCGGTGCCCCAGGAGTCATAATCCAAAGCGAAGACGCGCGGAGTCGACACGCCCCCGTAATTACATGTTTTGCTTGAGGAATTACCGGCCCGCGGACCCCAATTGAACCCCGGTCGACGGTAACCCCAACACTCCAATAGTTTTATCGCCCGCCCCTGGCAGAGGTTGTGGGAAAATTTCCCAGCAAAATCGCTCCCTTGGAACTATTTTCCTGCCCTGTAGCAAGGGCCTTTAGGCCCGCTCGCAGCGGGACGAGACGCTTCGCGCCGGGGCGGGCTAAAGCCCCTAGCTATAGACGCTGGAGAGTCGAGCCAAAATGGGTGTAGGCCGGATGGGAAAACAACCCCCGAAAATAGGTTTCCTGGCGCTTGGCATACTGGGAAGTCTTTAAAACGATCTTGGCCTCGGCCTCTCTCCGGCTTATCCGGCCGTTCAGGACTTGAGCGCATTCGGCATAGCCCAGGGGTTTGCTCTCTAAGCCGCGGGGATCGATCCCCTGCTGAAGAAGGCGCTCGACCTCCTCCAACCAACCTTTCTCAAACATTTCGGCGACCCGCCGGGCGATGCGGGCCCTCAGCTCGGCCCGATCGGGCTGAAGCCAATAGCTTTGGACCGGATATCTGAGTCGAGCCGGCCGGTCCCGGCGGAGCAGCCGCGACGGGGCCCCGCCGGTGATCCTGGCAATCTCGAGATAGCGGACCAGGCGGACCGGGTCGGTCGGCGGCACCCGGGCCGCCACCTCGGGATCGATCTCCCCCAAGCGGCGGTGCATTTCCCGGCCGCCCCCGGCTTTCCATTCGGCTTGCAGCTCGCCCCGGATCGCGGCGTCGCGCGGCGGAAGCTCGTCCAATCCCTCGCAGAGGGCCTTGAGGTAAAGGCCGGTCCCGCCGACCACCACCGCCAGCTTGCCGCTCTGCCCTAGCTCGGCGATCTTGGCATCGGCCAAACGGCTGAATTCGGCGGCGCTCATGCCCTGCCCCGGCTCGCAGAGGTCCAGCAGGTGTTGGGGGACGCGCCGTTCGGTCGGCGGAGTCTTGCCGGTGCCAATGTCGAAGCCCCGGTAAAACTGCTGACTGTCGGCGTTGAGCAGCTCGCCGCCCCGCTCCAAGGCCAGGCCTTCGGCGAAGGCGGTCTTGCCGGCCGCGGTCGGTCCCGCCACCATGACGATGGCCCTCTCGCTTACACGATCCGCTTGAACCACTTCTCGATCTCCTCGGCGGCGATTTCCACCATGACCGGCCGGCCGTGGGGGCAGTGGTAGGAACGGGGCGTCCCCTCCAGCTGCCCGAGCAAGGCACGCATCTCTTCCTCGGTCAATCGATGGTGGGCGCGGATTTGCCGGTGGCAGGCCATGGTCGCCAAAACGTGGTCGATCCGCTCCTCGAGGCCGGCCAAGGGCTGCTCCTCCAGCTCTTCGGCGATCTCGCGAAGCAAGGCCAACCAGTCGCTGTCCTTCAATAGAGTGGGATGGGCCTTGAGCACGAAGCTATTCTCGCCGAACTCGTCGACCGCGAAGCCGAAAGGTTCCAGCGCATCGAGACAAGAACGCAGCTTGGCGGCCTCGCCCTCGGCGAGCTGGAAAGTCAGCGGGGTGAGCAGCCGCTGCTGGGCGAGCGGTC
Protein-coding sequences here:
- the miaA gene encoding tRNA (adenosine(37)-N6)-dimethylallyltransferase MiaA; its protein translation is MVQADRVSERAIVMVAGPTAAGKTAFAEGLALERGGELLNADSQQFYRGFDIGTGKTPPTERRVPQHLLDLCEPGQGMSAAEFSRLADAKIAELGQSGKLAVVVGGTGLYLKALCEGLDELPPRDAAIRGELQAEWKAGGGREMHRRLGEIDPEVAARVPPTDPVRLVRYLEIARITGGAPSRLLRRDRPARLRYPVQSYWLQPDRAELRARIARRVAEMFEKGWLEEVERLLQQGIDPRGLESKPLGYAECAQVLNGRISRREAEAKIVLKTSQYAKRQETYFRGLFSHPAYTHFGSTLQRL